From the Leptospira sp. WS60.C2 genome, one window contains:
- a CDS encoding DUF4416 family protein, translating into MPQEFLERPAGASFFLILSYEKEDVLFELKNLGEKRFSKILYESLLLPKWVPDETEREYAYPGRYTKVLSFKQRIHREELVEKKKECLELQSFLQKKDPSALLIPGYVTSHNIVIAKSKDDFHRMYLFQGVYAETVYYFSRGQLLPLPSTQSYFKEKDVIYFFNTLRESYEFNKFKS; encoded by the coding sequence ATGCCACAAGAGTTTTTAGAAAGACCAGCAGGTGCTTCTTTTTTTCTCATTTTATCGTATGAGAAGGAAGATGTACTGTTCGAACTTAAAAATTTAGGCGAAAAACGTTTTTCTAAAATCTTGTATGAATCCCTTCTTTTGCCCAAGTGGGTTCCAGATGAAACGGAAAGAGAATATGCCTATCCTGGGCGTTACACGAAAGTGTTATCGTTCAAACAACGAATCCACAGGGAAGAACTTGTGGAAAAAAAGAAAGAGTGTTTGGAATTACAATCATTTTTGCAAAAAAAAGATCCCAGTGCTCTCTTGATTCCAGGATATGTTACTTCGCATAACATAGTCATTGCGAAATCAAAAGATGATTTTCATCGGATGTATTTATTCCAAGGAGTATATGCAGAGACTGTGTATTATTTTTCAAGGGGACAACTTTTGCCCCTTCCTTCCACACAAAGTTATTTTAAAGAAAAAGATGTGATCTATTTTTTTAATACCTTGCGGGAATCATACGAATTCAATAAATTCAAAAGTTAA
- the eno gene encoding phosphopyruvate hydratase, whose translation MSQKDSIRSVKAREIMDSRGNPTVEVDVTLEDGSFGRAAVPSGASTGEHEAVELRDGDKKRYSGKGVQKAVDNVNTKISKSILGLSATNQLLVDGTMISLDGTANKSKLGANAILGVSMAVAKAAAAHAGLPLYRYIGGTFARELPVPMMNIINGGAHADNNIDFQEFMILPVSAPNFKEALRMGAEVFHSLKTVLKGKGLNTAVGDEGGFAPNLTSNSEAIEVILTAIEKAGYKPDLDIKIGLDCAASEFYDEKKKKYVLKAEKKPEKTAEELVEYYSNLVSKYPIITMEDGLDENDWTGWKKLSEKLGKKIQLVGDDLFVTNITKLSKGIEKGIGNSILIKVNQIGTLTETLSAIEMAKKAQYTAVVSHRSGETEDATISHIAVATNAGQIKTGSLSRTDRIAKYNELLRIEEELGKNATYSGVNTFYNLR comes from the coding sequence ATGTCCCAAAAAGATAGCATTCGTTCCGTCAAAGCCCGTGAAATTATGGATTCGAGAGGAAATCCAACCGTTGAAGTGGATGTCACTTTAGAAGACGGTTCTTTTGGTCGTGCGGCGGTACCCTCTGGGGCTTCCACTGGGGAACATGAAGCAGTCGAACTTCGTGACGGTGATAAAAAAAGATACTCCGGAAAAGGAGTGCAAAAAGCAGTCGATAACGTAAATACTAAAATTTCAAAATCCATCCTTGGCCTTTCTGCAACGAACCAACTTCTTGTTGACGGAACCATGATTTCTCTCGATGGAACAGCCAATAAATCGAAGTTAGGTGCAAACGCTATTTTGGGTGTGTCTATGGCAGTGGCAAAAGCTGCGGCAGCACACGCTGGTCTTCCTCTTTACCGTTATATCGGCGGAACATTCGCTCGTGAACTTCCCGTACCTATGATGAACATCATCAATGGTGGAGCCCATGCAGACAACAACATCGACTTCCAAGAATTTATGATCCTTCCTGTTTCGGCACCGAACTTCAAAGAAGCACTTCGAATGGGCGCGGAAGTTTTCCACAGCTTAAAAACAGTTTTAAAAGGGAAAGGTCTGAACACGGCCGTCGGTGATGAGGGTGGATTTGCTCCAAACCTTACTAGTAATAGTGAAGCCATCGAAGTGATTCTAACGGCGATCGAAAAGGCTGGATACAAACCAGACCTCGACATCAAAATTGGTCTCGATTGTGCAGCTTCTGAGTTTTATGATGAGAAAAAGAAAAAGTATGTTCTGAAAGCCGAAAAAAAACCAGAAAAGACAGCAGAAGAACTCGTAGAATACTACTCAAATTTAGTGTCCAAGTATCCGATCATAACCATGGAAGACGGTCTGGATGAAAACGATTGGACAGGCTGGAAAAAACTTTCTGAGAAACTGGGAAAAAAGATCCAACTTGTGGGGGATGATTTGTTCGTAACCAATATCACAAAACTCTCCAAAGGGATCGAAAAAGGGATTGGAAACTCCATTCTCATCAAGGTAAACCAAATTGGAACTCTGACGGAAACTCTCAGTGCCATTGAAATGGCGAAAAAAGCGCAATATACGGCAGTTGTTTCTCACAGATCAGGGGAAACAGAGGATGCAACGATTTCCCACATCGCCGTTGCGACAAACGCAGGTCAGATCAAAACCGGTTCCTTAAGCCGAACAGACCGAATTGCCAAGTACAACGAACTCCTTCGCATAGAAGAAGAACTCGGAAAAAATGCAACTTACAGTGGCGTGAATACGTTTTACAACCTGAGATAA
- a CDS encoding TldD/PmbA family protein — MDRGSIEKRLNDQKDLLTNLVSKAKSNGIEQVEIYSSYGYSEDVSLEKNDLNNCTATEENMFGIRVIHEGNQGFIISNHIPSLYASIEEAYQLAKSQSTPDPDLVLPEVRPITHQIDTYDPTLDSMGIEDLVGYAKEALGWRSDLYEKVNIDSGDFSLSKGYKLIVSSKGVIAHELGAELSASVMGMGVDGDLVGSFDYDSASGFNKDQFQTLWKKAFREFGDKCMGALYAKPTSSFQGKVLLPPEAVYSFFLGLFIGSLNGTSLRKGKSKMAGKLGEKVASSLLSIWDDPTNKSFMGSTGFDREGMPTSYKKVLTEGVLESYFYNTYEAKKAGLKESNGSATGGAQSLPGCGSKQLQIAPGTSSKDEFFKLPGKTLFVNRISGTKDGASGDFSGVIKGGYLLEGGEKIPVREVQIVGNAFDALHQIEAISKEGELLGESSFVPYLLLDGFTITGVTEES; from the coding sequence ATGGATCGTGGATCGATTGAAAAACGTTTAAACGACCAGAAAGATTTACTGACCAATTTAGTTTCCAAAGCAAAATCCAATGGAATTGAACAAGTAGAGATTTATTCCAGTTATGGATACTCAGAAGATGTGAGTTTAGAAAAAAATGATCTAAACAACTGTACTGCCACAGAAGAAAATATGTTTGGAATTCGAGTGATCCATGAAGGAAACCAAGGATTTATCATATCAAACCATATCCCTAGTTTGTATGCTTCCATCGAAGAGGCATACCAGTTGGCAAAAAGCCAATCCACTCCGGATCCCGATTTGGTTTTGCCAGAAGTTAGACCGATCACTCACCAAATTGACACCTATGATCCAACACTTGATTCGATGGGAATCGAAGACTTAGTCGGTTATGCGAAAGAGGCTCTCGGTTGGAGAAGTGATTTGTATGAGAAAGTCAATATTGACTCAGGGGATTTTTCGCTTAGCAAAGGTTATAAGCTCATTGTTTCCTCGAAAGGGGTGATCGCACATGAACTAGGTGCCGAACTTTCGGCATCCGTTATGGGCATGGGTGTGGATGGAGACCTCGTGGGAAGTTTTGATTATGACTCTGCGAGTGGTTTTAACAAAGATCAGTTCCAAACCCTTTGGAAAAAAGCATTTAGGGAGTTTGGAGACAAATGTATGGGTGCCCTGTATGCCAAACCTACGTCTAGTTTTCAAGGAAAAGTACTTCTTCCTCCCGAGGCTGTGTATTCTTTTTTTCTAGGACTGTTCATTGGTTCTCTCAATGGAACGAGTCTTCGCAAAGGGAAATCAAAAATGGCGGGAAAATTGGGAGAAAAAGTAGCCTCTTCCCTTCTTTCCATTTGGGATGATCCCACAAACAAAAGTTTTATGGGATCTACTGGTTTTGACAGAGAAGGAATGCCCACTTCCTATAAAAAGGTTCTCACAGAAGGAGTTTTGGAATCGTATTTTTATAATACGTATGAAGCCAAAAAAGCAGGACTGAAAGAATCGAATGGTTCTGCAACAGGTGGTGCGCAAAGCCTCCCAGGTTGTGGTTCCAAACAATTACAAATTGCTCCTGGCACTTCCTCCAAAGACGAGTTTTTTAAACTTCCAGGAAAAACTTTATTTGTGAATCGAATTTCTGGAACGAAAGATGGGGCTTCTGGTGATTTTTCAGGAGTGATTAAGGGTGGTTATCTTCTCGAAGGAGGAGAAAAAATCCCTGTGCGTGAAGTGCAAATTGTGGGAAATGCCTTTGATGCCTTACACCAAATTGAAGCGATTTCCAAAGAAGGAGAACTTCTTGGAGAATCTTCGTTTGTTCCATATCTATTGCTGGATGGATTTACCATCACAGGAGTGACAGAAGAATCGTAA
- a CDS encoding TldD/PmbA family protein, with amino-acid sequence MRDLLKECLSEESGFVELRYHHKESRSFFAERGRVESTALRKRTGVGVRVLESGTWGFASTSEISKASIQNAIHIAKKAARLSSALRKDKIPNLPKANFAVGDFIGKGIEDFRGRSVDEKLKMVLDIQNEATKQSTKLQSVGCGYSEIYEEKAIVTTDGADSFFSLVRPEFRVSAVAKDEGKLESGSHSIGVTGGWDCLFRNQTPSQISEEACKTAVDLLSSELPLGGLSTVILSPSIVGLLVHEAIGHTVEADFVLSGSVAQGKIGHRVGSDLVTLCDSGYSEYYEGAGGSIPVDDEGVIPTNTVIIKNGILTSYLHNRETAERFGVAPTGSARAWEYGDVPLIRMRNTFLLPGNSSLEEMIANTKDGYYLDGAKNGQADATGEFMFAVQKAYRIQNGKITHLLKGVTVSGLAFDVLQNVDMVSKEFKWDLGSGHCGKGQPAKVDAGGPYVRTKVLLGGK; translated from the coding sequence ATGCGCGACCTATTAAAAGAATGTTTATCAGAAGAATCTGGTTTTGTAGAACTAAGATACCACCACAAAGAAAGCCGTTCCTTTTTTGCAGAACGAGGACGAGTGGAATCCACTGCCCTTCGCAAACGAACTGGTGTGGGAGTTCGGGTCTTAGAATCTGGAACTTGGGGGTTTGCTTCGACCAGTGAGATTTCAAAAGCATCCATTCAAAATGCGATCCACATTGCCAAAAAAGCGGCGCGACTCTCTTCAGCCCTTAGAAAAGACAAAATCCCCAATTTGCCAAAAGCAAATTTCGCTGTCGGTGATTTTATTGGGAAAGGCATTGAAGACTTTCGGGGTCGTTCGGTGGATGAAAAATTGAAGATGGTTCTTGACATTCAAAACGAAGCTACAAAACAGTCCACCAAACTTCAGTCAGTTGGTTGTGGGTATTCCGAAATCTATGAAGAAAAAGCCATCGTCACAACAGATGGTGCTGATAGTTTTTTTAGTTTGGTTCGCCCTGAGTTCCGAGTTTCGGCGGTTGCCAAAGATGAAGGAAAATTAGAATCAGGTTCTCATTCCATTGGTGTGACGGGCGGTTGGGACTGTTTGTTTCGAAACCAAACACCATCTCAAATTTCCGAAGAGGCATGTAAAACCGCAGTGGATTTACTTTCGAGCGAACTTCCTCTTGGGGGACTCTCCACCGTCATCCTATCTCCTTCCATTGTGGGACTTCTTGTGCATGAAGCCATTGGACATACCGTCGAAGCAGACTTTGTTTTGTCTGGATCAGTTGCCCAAGGAAAAATTGGTCATCGCGTTGGATCCGACTTGGTTACGTTATGCGACTCTGGGTATTCGGAATACTATGAAGGTGCAGGTGGTTCCATTCCTGTAGACGACGAAGGGGTGATTCCAACCAATACCGTCATCATCAAAAACGGAATCCTCACATCCTATCTTCACAACCGAGAAACGGCAGAACGATTTGGTGTCGCGCCGACTGGTTCGGCAAGAGCCTGGGAATATGGAGATGTTCCTCTCATTCGCATGCGAAATACGTTTTTACTTCCTGGAAATTCGAGTTTGGAAGAGATGATTGCCAATACCAAAGATGGATATTATCTAGATGGTGCCAAAAACGGTCAGGCAGATGCAACAGGTGAATTTATGTTTGCCGTTCAAAAAGCCTACCGCATCCAAAATGGGAAGATCACTCATTTACTCAAAGGAGTAACTGTTTCTGGACTTGCTTTCGATGTATTACAAAATGTGGATATGGTATCCAAAGAATTCAAATGGGATTTGGGTTCAGGTCACTGCGGAAAAGGACAACCAGCCAAAGTGGATGCAGGTGGACCATATGTTCGCACAAAAGTATTATTAGGTGGTAAATAA
- a CDS encoding YheT family hydrolase, giving the protein MTSSNKEFKPRRFLEGRHLQTVYNVLFPPDNALEDEYFSESILIPTNDGSGDLLWLEHNPPLSQVRKHSAPWNGFYLMLVHGMEGSSESHYMVSVGKEALNRGYGVVRMNLRNCGRGLGLAKKPYNAGQSEDIDAVLKYIYKHFTKNILVSGFSLSANMVLKFFGEKREHYAKAFTATSPPLDLKRSCDFIDSRAGNFYRDHFLETMKEKVSSGIYDITEKRKEQVLRSKSFFDFDDFFTAPVSGYANVLEYYNICSSVKYLSGIKIPGLVVHADDDPVVPSEVWHEIRWKSYPMLQTVLTEKGGHVGFISDPSPENPEGRWLPKILLDFFDSKSKTH; this is encoded by the coding sequence TTGACGTCGTCTAACAAAGAATTTAAACCAAGAAGATTTTTAGAAGGTCGTCACCTTCAAACTGTCTACAATGTACTCTTTCCTCCAGACAATGCTTTGGAGGATGAATACTTTTCTGAGAGTATCCTCATTCCCACAAACGATGGGTCTGGGGATCTTTTATGGCTCGAACACAACCCACCCCTTTCCCAAGTACGAAAGCATAGTGCCCCTTGGAATGGATTCTATCTCATGCTTGTGCATGGAATGGAGGGAAGTTCCGAATCCCATTATATGGTGAGCGTAGGAAAAGAAGCCCTAAACCGTGGTTATGGCGTGGTTCGTATGAATTTGCGAAATTGTGGGCGAGGTTTGGGTTTAGCAAAAAAACCTTACAACGCAGGTCAGTCGGAAGACATAGATGCTGTTTTGAAATACATTTATAAACATTTCACAAAGAACATTTTGGTCTCGGGTTTCTCTCTATCTGCCAATATGGTGTTAAAGTTTTTTGGAGAAAAAAGGGAACATTATGCGAAAGCCTTCACGGCTACTTCCCCTCCTCTCGACTTAAAACGCAGTTGTGATTTTATCGATTCTCGTGCTGGGAATTTTTATCGTGATCATTTTTTGGAAACAATGAAAGAAAAAGTTTCCAGTGGAATTTACGATATTACGGAGAAACGAAAAGAACAAGTCCTTCGTAGTAAGTCTTTTTTTGATTTTGATGATTTTTTTACAGCACCTGTATCAGGTTATGCGAATGTTTTAGAATACTACAATATTTGTTCCAGTGTGAAGTATCTCTCTGGAATTAAAATTCCTGGTCTTGTGGTGCATGCGGATGATGATCCGGTCGTTCCATCTGAGGTATGGCATGAGATTCGATGGAAATCCTACCCGATGTTGCAAACAGTTCTCACAGAAAAAGGAGGGCATGTTGGCTTTATCAGTGACCCTTCTCCTGAGAATCCCGAGGGCAGATGGTTACCGAAGATCCTACTCGATTTTTTTGACTCCAAAAGCAAAACCCATTAG
- a CDS encoding diacylglycerol/polyprenol kinase family protein: protein MSSGFNFFRKIWHVLGLVIPVTLYLDPFRDAFGLVYATRAILVTSLGIFLVSLILLEIVRLTNAGFEAFFYRYFGFLMKESERKRFNGTVPYFLANLIVVCFFPAEVAILAILFLVIGDPFAAYVGSRYGKHRFYNGKSIEGVFGFLIPAFLFSVLVLFLITKSHPESFLSLVDHQGFTWTPIVIVLVSVLVSCATEFFSDTTAKGLIDDNLLIPVLGAISLSVLSLLYLDYTPMDFFFDPNALYIQK from the coding sequence ATGAGTTCAGGATTTAATTTTTTCCGTAAAATTTGGCATGTACTGGGGCTAGTCATTCCCGTAACCTTGTATCTCGACCCATTTCGAGATGCATTTGGACTGGTGTATGCAACAAGAGCCATCCTGGTTACATCTCTTGGGATTTTTCTAGTATCTTTAATTCTTTTAGAAATCGTTCGTCTGACAAATGCAGGTTTTGAAGCCTTTTTCTATCGTTACTTTGGGTTTCTCATGAAGGAGTCGGAACGGAAACGTTTTAATGGGACAGTACCTTATTTTTTAGCAAACTTAATCGTTGTTTGTTTTTTTCCTGCGGAAGTCGCCATCTTAGCCATTCTATTTTTAGTGATTGGGGATCCGTTTGCCGCTTATGTGGGGAGCCGATATGGAAAACATCGTTTTTACAATGGTAAGTCGATTGAAGGTGTTTTTGGGTTTTTGATTCCTGCTTTTTTATTTTCTGTTTTGGTGTTATTTCTCATCACAAAGTCTCATCCGGAAAGTTTTTTGTCCCTGGTAGACCACCAAGGCTTTACATGGACACCCATTGTCATTGTTTTAGTTTCCGTTTTAGTTTCCTGTGCGACGGAGTTTTTTTCCGACACAACGGCAAAAGGGCTTATCGATGACAATCTTTTGATACCAGTCTTGGGCGCGATTTCCCTTTCTGTATTGTCTCTTTTGTATTTGGATTATACTCCCATGGATTTTTTCTTTGATCCAAATGCTCTCTACATTCAAAAGTAA
- a CDS encoding sodium-dependent transporter: protein MKERQAEHQDGWASRVGLILAVASGAIGLGNFLRFPGQAAQNGGGAFMVPYMISFLVLGIPVCLAEWTMGRMGGKHGHSTPFIFREYLKGFPLKLSGTIGVMIPVMIYVYYVFIESWCLAYAYFFLTGQMSLSATTQDGMTKEASSFFVSLTGAGENGSSFQSPIIVFFLLCVLFNFLLVYRGLSKGLEAFAKIAMPLMGICATIILVRVLTIPGIESGLAVMWNPDWTKLTEPKVWISAAGQIFFSLSTGFGIALVFSSFLKKKDDVVLSSLSSASLNEFAEVVFGGMITIPVAFLFLGMQATSFGTFGMGFIALPSVFGMMPGGNFFGGLWFLVLFLAAITSSVTMLQPGILFLEEGFRIGRKKSSLLLFLFTFLLCLPIVYFNKDFAALDIADFYIGTIMIYILASIQIFIFVFKIGVDRGEADANEGSLIPFPKLIKFVLKYITPWFLLFIFISFCYMNLPEYLDKMNPEVMGLLAENKGENVDDAKTKAVVARSVVIGLILIYGFIYYLVSKALDHKKDKGLVG, encoded by the coding sequence ATGAAAGAGAGACAAGCGGAACACCAAGATGGTTGGGCCAGTCGAGTCGGTTTGATTTTAGCGGTAGCCAGTGGTGCCATTGGACTTGGGAATTTTTTACGTTTCCCTGGTCAAGCGGCTCAGAATGGCGGTGGAGCCTTTATGGTTCCTTATATGATTAGTTTCCTTGTCCTTGGAATTCCTGTCTGTTTGGCGGAATGGACCATGGGACGGATGGGTGGAAAACATGGCCATAGCACCCCTTTTATCTTTCGCGAATATTTAAAAGGATTTCCCCTCAAACTTTCAGGAACCATCGGTGTGATGATTCCTGTTATGATCTACGTGTATTATGTTTTTATCGAATCCTGGTGTTTGGCATATGCATATTTTTTCCTAACAGGGCAGATGTCTCTCTCTGCAACCACTCAGGATGGAATGACCAAAGAAGCGTCTTCTTTTTTTGTATCCTTAACAGGTGCAGGGGAAAATGGCTCTAGTTTTCAATCCCCTATCATCGTCTTTTTTCTGTTATGTGTTTTGTTTAATTTTTTACTTGTGTACCGAGGTCTTTCCAAAGGTTTGGAAGCCTTTGCGAAAATTGCCATGCCACTCATGGGAATTTGCGCGACGATCATTCTTGTTCGTGTTCTTACCATTCCGGGAATCGAATCCGGCCTTGCCGTGATGTGGAATCCAGACTGGACCAAACTGACAGAACCCAAGGTATGGATCAGTGCTGCAGGACAAATTTTCTTTTCTTTGTCCACTGGTTTTGGAATCGCCCTCGTATTTTCTAGTTTTCTAAAGAAAAAAGATGATGTTGTATTGTCTAGTTTGTCCTCAGCCTCTCTAAATGAATTCGCAGAAGTAGTGTTTGGTGGTATGATAACCATCCCTGTAGCCTTTTTGTTTTTAGGTATGCAGGCAACTTCTTTTGGAACCTTTGGAATGGGTTTCATCGCCCTACCGTCTGTTTTTGGAATGATGCCGGGGGGTAATTTTTTTGGTGGGTTGTGGTTTTTAGTGCTCTTTCTTGCGGCGATCACATCCTCTGTGACCATGTTGCAACCCGGGATCTTATTTTTAGAAGAAGGGTTTCGCATCGGGAGAAAAAAGTCTTCCCTACTTCTGTTTCTATTCACCTTCCTATTGTGTCTTCCCATTGTTTATTTCAATAAAGACTTTGCCGCTCTGGACATTGCTGACTTTTACATCGGAACCATTATGATTTATATCCTAGCTTCCATTCAAATCTTTATCTTTGTTTTTAAGATTGGAGTGGATCGAGGCGAAGCCGATGCTAATGAGGGAAGTCTCATTCCATTTCCAAAACTTATTAAATTTGTTTTGAAATACATCACTCCTTGGTTTTTACTCTTTATCTTCATTTCGTTTTGTTATATGAACCTTCCTGAATATTTAGATAAAATGAATCCAGAAGTCATGGGCCTTCTTGCTGAAAACAAAGGCGAGAACGTAGATGATGCAAAAACAAAAGCAGTCGTTGCTAGGTCCGTAGTGATTGGTCTTATTTTGATTTATGGTTTTATCTATTACTTGGTTTCAAAAGCATTAGATCATAAAAAAGACAAGGGATTGGTTGGATGA
- a CDS encoding ClpP family protease has translation MPEEETPEKEITETIQDLISDKNMGKKFLEKRKIFLWGPVTDESSKELTAKLMYLEMIDPGKPITFYINSPGGVVTSGLVVYDTMQMISSPVHTVCMGMAASMGSILLIGGKKGNRYIWPNGRVMIHQPSIGGQIQAPATDLLIHAQDIVKTKEKLNQMLADACGKSYEQLVEDTDRDYYMDAEQALAYGIVDKIVNTIDVV, from the coding sequence ATGCCAGAAGAAGAAACACCAGAAAAAGAAATCACCGAAACCATCCAAGATCTCATCAGCGACAAGAACATGGGAAAGAAGTTCCTGGAAAAACGGAAAATCTTTCTCTGGGGACCTGTGACTGACGAATCCTCCAAAGAACTGACAGCAAAACTCATGTATTTGGAAATGATCGATCCTGGAAAACCAATTACATTTTATATCAATAGCCCTGGTGGTGTTGTTACCTCCGGTCTAGTTGTCTATGACACCATGCAAATGATCTCCTCTCCCGTGCACACGGTTTGTATGGGTATGGCAGCTTCTATGGGATCCATTCTTCTCATTGGTGGAAAAAAGGGGAATCGTTACATTTGGCCCAACGGTAGAGTGATGATCCACCAACCATCCATCGGAGGACAAATCCAAGCACCAGCAACGGATTTACTCATCCATGCACAGGACATTGTCAAAACAAAAGAAAAATTGAATCAGATGTTAGCGGACGCTTGTGGAAAATCCTACGAACAATTGGTGGAAGACACTGATCGAGATTATTATATGGATGCAGAACAAGCACTTGCTTATGGCATCGTTGATAAAATCGTAAACACAATTGACGTCGTCTAA
- a CDS encoding helix-turn-helix domain-containing protein gives MLRKKRGIKQYDMARALGVSPSYLSKIETGAQDPTEKFKSSCAKYLKTSVEKLFNDSAVEDIYPEFSNGLKNKLWAVRRELGIKQYDFAKRLKVSTPFLSKVELGLLEPPEDFKNLVSKVLKMEKNELFLG, from the coding sequence ATGCTTCGTAAGAAGAGAGGCATCAAACAGTACGATATGGCAAGGGCTTTGGGGGTATCTCCGAGTTATCTTTCCAAAATTGAGACTGGTGCCCAAGATCCGACTGAGAAATTTAAGTCGTCTTGTGCCAAGTATCTCAAAACGTCCGTTGAGAAACTCTTCAACGACAGCGCTGTGGAAGACATCTACCCTGAGTTTTCCAATGGATTGAAAAACAAACTTTGGGCAGTTCGGCGTGAGTTGGGTATCAAACAATACGATTTCGCAAAGAGATTGAAAGTATCCACTCCGTTTCTCTCGAAAGTAGAACTAGGACTTTTAGAGCCACCAGAAGATTTTAAGAATCTGGTTTCGAAAGTTCTCAAAATGGAAAAAAACGAGCTATTTCTCGGCTAA
- a CDS encoding STAS domain-containing protein, whose protein sequence is MSLDDLVVSTEKIDTVYVTKLQGNLNNFTADKCIKSVTNSLKHGSVILDLEELNMVTTQGIIAFKTLNEEAFLQKHKIILINLPLSVRQAFLMAGVRNLFPIANNEEAAFKMASRPSR, encoded by the coding sequence ATGAGTCTAGACGATTTAGTAGTTTCCACTGAAAAAATTGATACCGTTTACGTAACCAAATTGCAGGGAAATCTAAACAACTTCACAGCTGATAAATGCATCAAATCGGTCACCAATTCCTTAAAACATGGATCAGTGATATTGGATCTTGAGGAGTTGAACATGGTCACGACCCAAGGCATTATTGCCTTCAAGACCTTAAATGAAGAAGCATTTTTACAAAAACACAAAATCATTCTCATCAACCTTCCGTTAAGCGTTAGGCAAGCGTTTCTTATGGCAGGAGTTCGTAATTTATTTCCCATTGCAAATAATGAAGAAGCAGCATTCAAAATGGCTTCAAGACCTAGTAGGTAA
- a CDS encoding septum formation initiator family protein, with protein MTATKASLLLTYVCACLYLGLLSESGMAERMRLEKELTNLNAEVERLVVENQGLEEKERRLKNDAYALEQEARKYYLLSETAHVLKFEEFPERTETRPKALTASVRAAGFGGELKEPPLFLLRFFFISFSVFLILGVYYKLKRLPHTSNQKRLN; from the coding sequence ATGACAGCAACCAAAGCCTCTTTACTTTTAACCTACGTTTGTGCTTGCCTCTACCTGGGACTTTTGTCCGAGTCTGGGATGGCAGAACGTATGCGTTTGGAAAAAGAACTCACCAATCTCAACGCTGAGGTGGAGAGGCTTGTTGTGGAGAATCAGGGTCTGGAAGAAAAGGAAAGGCGCCTCAAAAATGATGCGTATGCTTTGGAACAAGAAGCTCGTAAATACTACCTTCTCTCCGAAACTGCTCATGTCTTAAAATTTGAAGAATTTCCTGAGAGAACGGAAACTCGTCCCAAGGCACTTACTGCCTCCGTTCGAGCGGCAGGCTTTGGTGGAGAGTTGAAAGAACCACCACTGTTTTTATTACGTTTCTTTTTTATTTCTTTCAGTGTTTTCCTGATTCTAGGTGTATACTATAAGCTGAAACGCTTGCCTCATACGTCTAACCAGAAAAGACTGAACTAA